The Synergistaceae bacterium genome segment CAGATCGCAAAGTATGCGCAGTTCTTCAGCTTCGGGACGAACGACCTCACTCAGACGACCTTTGGTTTCTCCCGCGATGACGCGGAGGGTAAGTTCCTTGCGCAGTATGTCGAAGGAGGTATCCTTCCGCATAATCCGTTTGCCGTGCTTGACAGGGACGGAGTAGGCGGTCTTATGAAGATCGGCGTTACCGGCGGCCGTTCCGTAAATCCCGATATACAGCTCGGTATATGCGGAGAGCATGGCGGCGATCCCTCAAGCGTTGCTTTCTGCCACAAACTCGGTCTGGATTATGTGAGCTGTTCGCCGTTCAGGGTCCCCGTAGCCAGACTCTCGGCAGCGCATGCCGCTCTTGGGATACTTGAATAATAAAAAAATCAGTCTCTGATCACAAACAGACGCATCTAAGCTTGTATTAAAGAACACGCCGGACAATGTGCAGCGATTTTTAAACAGCTGTGATTGTCCGGATTTTTTAAGAAAACTTCGGGATGATAAAAACACACTGATCATACAGAAGTTATAGTAGGGCGCGCTGCTTGGGTACAGATTTTTCAAGCAGTTTCCCGGACAGTATGGCCGTTTTATGTCATGGTATTATAATATGGATATGATATTTATTCATATAAGAAATAGTTTGGAGGTATTGCGGAATGGATATACGCGTGCGTTGGGAAGAAATTGAGAAACAAATATTATCCCCGCAAGCCTGTCTTTCTTCTGCCAGCAGGGGGAGGGTGAGGAATGAAGATCCCTGTTCTATACGCACCTGCTTCCAGCGCGACAGAGACAGAATTATACACAGTAAATCTTTCCGAAGACTAAAATATAAAACGCAGGTACTTCTGCTTCCGGAGGG includes the following:
- a CDS encoding HD domain-containing protein yields the protein MDIRVRWEEIEKQILSPQACLSSASRGRVRNEDPCSIRTCFQRDRDRIIHSKSFRRLKYKTQVLLLPEGDHYRTRLTHTLEVSQIARTIARAMQLNEDLTEAIALGHDLGHTPFGHIGEKVLDK